The following proteins come from a genomic window of Gossypium raimondii isolate GPD5lz chromosome 5, ASM2569854v1, whole genome shotgun sequence:
- the LOC105766262 gene encoding LOW QUALITY PROTEIN: desmethyl-deoxy-podophyllotoxin synthase (The sequence of the model RefSeq protein was modified relative to this genomic sequence to represent the inferred CDS: inserted 1 base in 1 codon), with translation MELQISLFQVLITFFLVLFMAAITSLRKSKARNLTQGLIPGPRKLPLIGNLHQLAGPGLPHHTLRDLATKYGAIMHLQLGQISTVVVSSAEMAKEIMKTHDIVFANRPVLASAKIITYGCTDIAFSPYGNYWRNLRKICTSELLNATRVASFQSIREEEVLNLVETIKPNEGSAVNLSHKVFSLSYGITARAAFGKKCKDQEAFISVVTEETKVNSGFFVSEFFPSLKFLDTVLGLKHKVEKIHGEADMILGNIVNDHKESRSKGRSKDENKENLVDILLRIQEDGEFPLTDNNVKAVILDIFSAGSETSAGAVEWALSEMIXNPRVMTKAQAEVRQVFQGKGNVDETGIHQLKYLKCVIKETLRLHPVIPLLIPRESMKNCVVNGFEIPAKTRVIVNAWAIGRDPNHWVEPEKFEPERFVNSSVDFIGTNFEFIPFGAGRRVCPGILFALPTVELPLAQLLFHFDWKLPRGMKQEDIDMTEVFGVSVRRKNDLVLVPSLYRASTTVA, from the exons ATGGAGTTGCAGATATCCTTATTCCAGGTCCTCATCACCTTCTTCCTGGTTTTGTTTATGGCAGCAATCACTAGTTTAAGGAAATCTAAAGCTAGGAATTTAACTCAAGGGTTGATTCCAGGGCCACGGAAATTACCTTTGATCGGAAATCTGCACCAGCTCGCCGGTCCTGGTCTACCCCATCACACCCTACGTGACTTGGCTACGAAATATGGCGCCATCATGCACCTGCAACTTGGTCAAATTTCCACTGTCGTCGTTTCTTCTGCAGAAATGGCTAAAGAGATTATGAAAACCCATGATATTGTCTTTGCTAATAGGCCTGTTCTCGCTTCGGCTAAGATTATAACTTACGGGTGCACTGATATTGCCTTTTCACCATATGGAAACTATTGGAGAAATCTGCGAAAAATTTGCACATCGGAGCTTCTGAATGCGACTCGGGTCGCTTCCTTCCAATCCATAAGAGAAGAGGAAGTGCTGAATCTCGTCGAAACCATAAAACCAAATGAAGGATCGGCTGTAAATCTGAGCCACAAAGTCTTTTCACTGAGTTATGGCATAACAGCGAGGGCAGCCTTTGGCAAGAAATGCAAAGATCAAGAAGCCTTCATATCAGTTGTTACAGAGGAAACCAAGGTGAATTCTGGTTTCTTTGTTTCCGAATTTTTTCCTTCACTTAAATTCCTGGATACTGTTTTGGGTCTAAAGCATAAAGTCGAAAAGATTCATGGAGAAGCTGACATGATACTTGGGAATATTGTTAACGATCACAAAGAAAGTAGATCAAAAGGCAGAagtaaagatgaaaacaaggAAAATCTGGTTGATATTCTTTTAAGGATTCAGGAGGATGGTGAATTTCCCTTGACTGACAACAACGTCAAAGCCGTCATCTTA GACATTTTCAGTGCCGGAAGTGAGACATCAGCAGGAGCTGTAGAGTGGGCATTGTCGGAAATGA AAAACCCAAGAGTTATGACAAAAGCACAAGCAGAGGTAAGGCAGGTATTCCAAGGCAAAGGAAATGTAGATGAAACAGGCATTCATCAACTTAAATATCTCAAGTGTGTTATAAAAGAAACCTTAAGACTGCACCCTGTTATACCTTTATTGATTCCAAGAGAAAGTATGAAGAATTGTGTGGTTAATGGATTTGAAATACCTGCAAAGACCAGAGTCATTGTGAATGCATGGGCAATCGGGAGAGATCCTAATCATTGGGTTGAGCCTGAAAAGTTTGAGCCTGAAAGGTTTGTCAACAGTTCAGTTGATTTCATAGGGACAAATTTCGAGTTCATCCCATTTGGGGCAGGAAGGAGGGTATGTCCAGGCATATTATTTGCTCTGCCAACTGTAGAGCTACCGCTTGCTCAACTGTTGTTCCATTTTGATTGGAAGCTACCAAGGGGAATGAAGCAGGAAGATATAGACATGACTGAGGTGTTTGGTGTATCTGTGAGAAGGAAAAATGATCTTGTCCTAGTTCCAAGTCTTTACCGTGCTTCCACTACTGTTGCCTAG
- the LOC105766261 gene encoding polyadenylate-binding protein-interacting protein 9 yields MAAVVDNLGEAVEAAKNNDLEVETTKSESKEFNVQNLVDMFTKLNPLAKEFFPSSFHHNQTKKSDNFNQVPVKQSAGNVNFSNKRGRNNVNQGRRRLNGRAFRAQRDDSIRRTVYVSDIDQTITEEQLAGLFSNCGQVVDCRVCGDPHSVLRFAFVEFADEQGARAALSLDGTMLGFYPVRVLPSKTAILPVNPTFLPRSENEREMCTRTVYCTNIDKKVSQTEMKSFFESTCGEVTRLRLLGDQVHSTRIAFVEFAMAESAIMALNCSGMVLGTQAIRVSPSKTPVRPRVTRPTLR; encoded by the exons ATGGCTGCAGTTGTTGACAATTTAGGTGAAGCAGTGGAAGCTGCTAAAAACAACGATTTGGAAGTGGAAACAACCAAATCAGAATCAAAGGAATTCAATGTGCAAAACCTGGTTGATATGTTCACAAAGTTGAACCCTTTGGCCAAAGAATTTTTCCCATCATCTTTTCATCATAATCAGACCAAAAAATCAGATAATTTTAATCAGGTTCCTGTTAAGCAATCAGCTGGCAATGtgaatttttccaacaaaagg GGTAGAAATAACGTCAACCAGGGTAGAAGGAGGCTTAATGGTAGAGCTTTTCGAGCTCAAAGAGATGATAGTATCAGGCGTACAGTCTATGTTTCTGATATTGATCAGACT ATCACCGAAGAGCAACTTGCCGGCTTATTTAGTAATTGCGGACAA GTTGTTGATTGCCGAGTTTGTGGTGATCCGCATTCAGTTCTTCGCTTTGCTTTTGTAGAATTTGCAGATGAAC AAGGTGCAAGAGCTGCTTTGAGCCTTGATGGGACAATGCTCGGGTTTTATCCTGTTAGGGTCTTGCCTTCAAAAACTGCCATCCTTCCTGTGAACCCTACATTTCTTCCTAGG TCAGAAAATGAAAGGGAAATGTGTACCAGGACGGTCTATTGTACAAATATTGACAAGAAG GTTTCTCAAACTGAAATGAAGAGTTTCTTCGAATCAACCTGTGGTGAG GTCACTCGCTTGAGGCTTTTAGGGGATCAAGTCCATTCAACTCGTATTGCTTTTGTTGAATTTGCCATG GCGGAAAGTGCCATAATGGCACTGAATTGTAGTGGCATGGTGCTAGGAACTCAGGCAATCAG GGTAAGTCCTTCAAAGACACCAGTGAGGCCTCGAGTTACCCGTCCGACATTGCGTTAA